A window of Carassius carassius chromosome 48, fCarCar2.1, whole genome shotgun sequence genomic DNA:
atatatatatatatatcaagcagTGCTATTTTAGCAGTACTGAGATATCAATGTAGTTattagttaatattttaaattaattagcattttctgttttcatttttagttaaacttgtataaaaatgacaaaaacatacaataaaattactaatatatatatatatatatatatatatatatatatatatatatacatacatatattttttttaataaagacatCTATATAGTTAttccttttattaatttttttatattttaacagttaaaattaaaatgataaatgttgacGCGCTGAAAATGACGTCTAGCTGAGAGTCTTTAATATTGCATGTTATTacagttcatgtttattttaaactcgtttatttattttgtgtgggTTTAAAAGGAGtacgaaagaaagaaaagaaagaaagagtaagCTGTTATTTAAGTTTCATTCATAAAGTGCCTTTCCAAAGCATAAGGCAAATTCTCTCACTCACTTTTGAGTGTATTTAGTATGAGACATGTACTATCTAaacaaactattatttattattagtagtagtataacacaactgcaattaaaaaatattttagactaATACAGTGCACAGTATATACAACAAAATGGTGTTGCACATGTATTATGTAGTAAGTTTTATGAGAGCACAGTGACTTTTCTTTGATCATTTTCTGCCATCTAGTGGCACACATTCAATCTCACCCTTCAAAAGGACAGTCTCATTTGATTCACTTCACTAGTCTGTTGTATGTTTAGTTGAATTAGTATTTTTTTGAGCTCATAGAAGTGTCAAGTTCAGAAATTAGACTCTCAGATCTGTTAGACCAGGGGTTGTCATCTTTAGCCCTCGAGACCCACTGTCccacagagtttagctccaactctaatcaaacgagcctgaacaagctcatcaagaTCACTAGAAAGTTACAGGCAGGTGAATCTGATCAAGGCTGGACCATAAcctgcaggaaagtggacctcTAGGGCCAAAGTTAAGAACCTCTGTGTAAGACAATAACCTCAAAACATGTTGTCTGGCAAATAACATTAAATGACTTCTGTATTCCACATCAATGCTGCTTTTATTCCCCTCAGACTAAACTGATCCAGTGTCAGATCATCTGACGCACAGCAGTCGCCCTCCAGCTGCTTTAACCCAGTGTAATGTGTGAAGAAACTACTCTATAAACATTGCCACCCTTTTCTtttctaaaaaatattacaaaaaacaaacacacaagaaaTCAGTATGGCATTCATTTCGCAATCTATGGTTACATACTGAAAACTTTAAAGTAACAGAAGCTCTTGTCCAGAGAAACCCAGTAATATAGTCTATTACTCAGAGATGAGAGTTCAGGAAGCCGCTTCCTGATCTCTGCTCTCTCACCTgtacaggaaacacacacacacacacacacgtttcctTCACTAGTCTATTTTTCCCAATCCAAACACAGCCTCTGAGTTTTAATTAGCCTTCACTTCATTGATCTTCACATCCTCGAACAGTGCAAAGGCTGGAGGACACCACTTTTGCTCCGATGTTTGCCCTGATGTACAGACGTCAGCGCTATAAATGCTGAAAGTCATAGTCAGTCTGCAGTCTTCATACTAGTGCTCTCAAAGCAGAGCGTTCATATTCACTcaacttttatttgtttatctgaaaCACTGAACTCACGATCTCACGTCTGACCCGTTTACACTTGCTGTaaacatgaatgtgtgtgtgtgtgtgtgtgtgaattgaaCTGGCAATGAATGAAAGGATTAAAGGTTGTAATaagttaaatgcatttataaagacGTAGGCTTGGGGCACaggcttgttgtttgtttttcttctaatgttttatattttcttttccatGAAACGTCTTATTGGCATCATGTGCTTATGAGTATAGGCTTTGAAATGTGCATGACTGTGTGTCGGTGTCTGCAAAGATAtgtttggacacacacacacacacacactaacatgcTGGTGAAGCAGGACTAGCTATCACGACTGTAGAGCCTCACCCTTTAAAGCCATCACACACCGTCCCTTACAAATCATCTCTTGAAGTGTTATATTTTACCTCATGACTGCCAGATAGAAAGGTATAAACATCCTAAAGTCTTCTTTCAAATCACTTCTGAATGCTCTGTGTTCAATAATAAGTCAAAAACTATCTTTGGCATTAAACTGTAATGTTGATTGctacaaaaaatgtataaaattagaGAAATCTTGTCCCGATCTTGTGGATTGTGCATAACATGGAAGTAAACCGTGCAGTGCATTGAAATTTGTGGTTTAACAGTTGTTTAAAATGACCACAAATTGGTTGCACACTGGTGCAAATTTTCACAGCATTTACTGTTATATAAAATACGAAGTTTCATAAATATTTGTGTACAATCACCTAAAAAAAGTGCTTTACTGTAACTAGAAACAAAACTAGATGTTTGTTAAATTAAGAGAATAAACAGCAGTTGTGAACGTTTGACAAGGCATTTTTTACATGAACTGAAATTAAAAGCTTAAtatcaattataaaaataataaataattcgcATCAATAGCCAGGCAATTTTGTCCTTAATTAAGAGAGAGAAACGGGGAGTGGCTTCattacattaaacacatttgttcaCAACAGATTGATTCTCACCCCGGAATAAAAACTATTTCAAGATGTGCAAACTTTTTCCAGtgaaatgttttgcttgaaaaGTGATTTCAGTTTTTATATGACAACAATAGTTTACTTGAATGTAAAAAGGGACATGTGGTTTAAAGAAACCCCTTATTTTATCACAAAGAGACCGAGTGAGTCCCTTCCTCTCCAACAAAGCTATCTGGGCATAAATCCACCGGTCAGTTGATGCCAGGCGTCTCAATCCCAGCTGAGCCGCAGTCTGCATGATGGCTTCAGTTTAGACAACAGGTGCAGAAAGCCAAAGCAGACTACACCAGCTCATTAATGACGAAGGAATTTAAATTATATGTTACAAATAAAAGCACTCAAATAGTCATGTGCATTCTTCtttacaacaacaaataaatactgacagttatattttattataattacatttacctTCATTTATTGGCTATATATTTTACCGTCTTCAGTAAAGCATGGAAAAAGTGTAAATGAAATGTCCTAATTGATGATTCATGGCTGAATGAGGCAATCATGTTTGCAGGCTCTTTTTACACACCGCGGGACACAAGGGAGTGCATGCAGCTCAAGAAAAAGGGAGTATGTGAGAACAGGAGGTGCAAACTGAGCCGCTCAACAGCTGGAAGAAAAGCTGACTCAGTAACACCACATTTCCCAGTTACTCACTTCCCATGTTTCTAGGCCTTTCCATCTGTTCTGCTTTCTGAAAACTGTGAAGAGAATCTCATGTCTCAAAACTACAATGTGACTAACATGTCTGGTTACCagtaaataaacagtaaaaaaaacattttggcatGGTAAAAACTGATTTTTGCTCACTAAATAAGGAGGGTCTGTTTATTTCCGGTTACAGTTTTAGGGTCCAACATTTATATCTTTTGAAACATTGGTCTAGAAATCCAACCCAACCACAATTTTAGATTtaaacaaaaaactgttttacatgagaaacatttctgatgaatTTCTTCAAGCCTCATAAAAAATAACCAGGGGAATTTAGATGGCATTTTCACAAAACCCTATCAGGACAGGAATATTTGAGTACGTTTTACAAAAATACTACTTCAATcgtttaatttaatgttatttcttTGTAAAAGTGTTTACTACCAATTTCGGAGTCAAAATCATTTCAAAATGAATCCTACAACAGTTTTTTGTATGTCTCAATGCTTGAGATGTTTTGGGACTATGGCATCTAGGGGTCAAAAATCTTTCAATCTGCTTGAATATTTTGCCATTCGGTCATTATATTGATATTCTAAACTCAATTGCCTAAATGTAAGATTTAACGAAGCGGGTCACGTCAGGTTTGAGAAACTACATATTGAGTTTTCATTGACTTGCTCGAGGCTGTATTGTCTGTCTGTGTGAATCTAAGTAAGCAGTGAAGGAACATTCTGATATCATTTCTGGCTTGGGGATGAAGGTCGTGTCTGTTTTTGAGTTATGCTATTACTATAGAGACTCAGAAACAGTTTGAGCTTTGAGTAAGCGTGCACAGACAGCACCTGACCTGTTACTCCCTGTTTTCTGCCTGCTGGTTCTGTCTAAACTCTTACTTCCTCCCATGAACATAACACAAGTATCTTTCTCTCAAAATCAGAAAACCCTGAAATTCACAAACCACTGTGTGGGAACTTTCACTTCAGCACTTTTCGGTTCTtgaagcaatagttcacccaaaaatgtcattgtttattcaaCCTTGCCGTTTCAAGTCTGTATGACCTTCATCTTTGTAAAAGTACAGCTGAACAGAAACTAAATGTGCATGCTTGATGTAAAGCAAACAAACCTCACTGTCCTTGCATGTCACACGATCATGTTTGAGTGTTAGCATACAAACCAAATATGACAAGGACGTGTTCATCAATGTCTATATGTTAGGATCAAATTAAGTGAGCATGTCTGTTCAGAAAACCTGTGATATAAAAATATCTCCAGTTGTGTTTTAAAGATGAACAGaagggtttggaaggacatgcgggtgaataaattatgacaaatgttTGGGTGAGCTAACCCTTCAACTATGTTGTATGGAAAATTGCAACATGTATAATCTGTGAAGCATCTCAtggaatatttaacatttttaaattatattttaaccaaATATATACAGCCTTCGTGCGCATTGTATGAGATCCTTAACAAAAGCAACAGAAAATTATTCTAAACTTTTGACACATACTGTATGAATCAAGATCTACAGCGCTCTTAATTCAAATAAAAGATGATCATtataatacatacagtataatcATGGGCTCTCGATGAGACATGGAAAAGTAAGATGTGCAGTGTGGGAGAGAAGAGGCTGATCACAAGTGTTTTGTAGAAGCCAGCCTGGGTCTGCCGTGAAAAGACCACAGAAAACGTCCCTAATCCCAGCAGGAAGATGACCGCGAGGATCAGGCCTGGTCAGGAGGTTATTCTGAACACATTCAGATGGCATTAGCGTGGGGATTACCAATCGACACGCTTTGCTGCACTCCTCGCCCATCTGGGTGTCATCTCTGATCGGCCTTCATAGACAGAGACATGCGTAAAGCACTGCGGACAGACCGAAACTGACTGTTCCTTGGACTCATGGGGTCGGAGGAAACACCTGCCAACATACTGGACAGGTGAGCGATCTGCTGTCCCATGACCAGTGATCATTCATCTGTCCTTCTGGCTTACAACTCATATCTTTATAGACACTTCTGAACCCCTCGGTCACGGAGACATCTGTTGCAGTATCTAAATATACAGGGAATAAAAGTATAGTCCTACCCGTGGCAGCAGCTGTCATGACAGACTCTCACATGTCTAATCACACAGAACCAAAAACCACCAACTGCCGGTGGCATAAAGACATGCAGAGGCCAGAAACTAACAAACCAAGCCTAGCCCTCAAGCAAAGCTTTACGAGACCAGCACAAAACCTTTCTCCTACAATTCAGAACACAGCAGAGATCCAGCATTCCAGACATCGTGTTGCGTTTGGAGGCTTTGCCTGTGAAAAGCTCAGAAAGAAACGCTCAAACATGAATAACAgtgctgtgtgtgcgtgtgtgtgtgtgtgtgtgtgtttagagagaGATGTCGGTTTCTGGAACACAAATTACACTCCTACAAAAAGTGTGTATATTTCAGAGTTtaataagattattttttttcactgcagATTCAAATCTGTGAATAATAAGATATAAAGTTTTCTTGTGGTTTTAAAGACTTTCATATTTGGGAAAAATGTGGAAATATTTAATTAGCAAGTGTAACAGATGATTACAGAGGATTATTTTCTATGAGCATCCCAAAGGCCAAATATTTTGCCCAGAAGAAGTTATAGATCTACTAAGCTAACAGGGAATATTCTCAGAAATTTGGCAAAAgtagtaaataaaaatgtgtccaGTAACACTAACAAAATGTTTATCtctaataatttgttttcaaatgGTATTTAAACATCGCTCGTGGCCTGTTTTTCCTGAAACGCTTTATTTGGATGTTCCGCTGACGTATTTAATTGTTTCAACTTACTAATTGTTTCAGAACGTTCAGAGgacattcaaatgtaacattccCACAATGTTTGCAGAAAGATCAAATGGAATGCTGTCTTTATGTTTTCTCTAACGTTCGCAATAACCAAGAACGTTTTGAACGTGAAGATAACTTTAAGAAATACCGTTTTCTTAACATTATGGTAACGTTAACGTAAAGTTCtcagaacatatttttgttagctgacCGCTTGTCAGTcagaatacatattttttatcGGCCAATAAATGTTAGTATCACCAAGTTCcgaaatttgttattattaataaataatggaAATAGTGCTTACCCTGATCCTTCATCACCTCCAACACTCTTTTGCATCGAATCTGCTGATATCCAGAGAGAGCCGCGCACTCACACCATTGATCACTAATCACTCGACTGATTAATACAGCTCATACTCAGATACACGCGCACGCGCACGCGCACGCGCCTTGACATACACGCGTCTTCTGCATAGCAAACAAACACGTAAAAGTATGAACTTTAACAGCTTCGTATTAGCCAAGCATTAGACTTTGATATGAAAAAGCTAGCGGCTGTTGTGACacgcacgaacacacacacacacacacactcagagtggGAGAGGTTTATTACTGATGACAGATGACCCGGGCGTCAGTGCTCTGGTACGGATCTTTgccacaaaataaatacattaataaattaagaaaaggctcaaaataacgtgtttttttttttaaagttagaaCTGGATCTATTAAACACTAGATTTGCTATAGGTTGCAATCCAGTAGGCTATCCAGATCTGTTGTTTTAGTGTAAccttattcataaaaaaatgtatgtaaatcttTTTGAAGAGATCGGgttttaaccatagactgtattatCGCAACCACGCAATGACCTTGTCATACATTTGCGCCCCTTGCGACGTTTGAGCCATCCGGCATCCACTCCTTTGATCAATcagcaaaaaaatcaaaaataaagttgacaaataacataaatattattGCTGAGAGAAAGAGGGGTAAAATATCAAATATGACTCCAGTTttgcctatatattttttttagaataataagCCACTGTGAATTCTgtgaattatacatttaattgtgATTTCCTTTCCAgaattttagttagtttttttttatttattattatttttactttgttatctctaaaaaaacaaataaataattcatagatTAATTAAACAGTATTTCTCGTAATTcccagtttatatctcgcaattcagactgCGGGTTCGGTTGACAGAAAAGGTTTGAAGTGTTTGAAGGTttgacctgtttttatacagtctatgggtcaAACCCCTGTCCTGTGGACTGTGACAGGGTCAAACCCCTGTCCCGTGGAGAGCAGCCCGGAGGACTGTGCTCAGGCGGCGCTGCGCAGCACGAGGAACACTCTGCTCCACGCGCGCGCGCATCTGCTCCACGCGCGCGCACTGTTCACTTCCGTGCAGGGTTTTGCGTGAGCAGCTAAACTTGCGTTTATAAATGCCTCTCAAGAGAGCAGTGATTGTGCCTGGAAACGGCGCAGGGAACATTGAGCACTGTAACTGGTATGGATGGGCAAAGCAACGAATAAACGAGGTATGATGACCTTATGTACAGACATCATTCAGCTGTCATAAGTGACAGGCAGGATGCATTTCATCTTACTCGACCCTGTCAAGCCTGACATGTGAAACAGTTTTCTGAAAATCATTTTCATGGAATGGTAAAAAATAATCATATGCCCAAACGGAGGAAACCTGTGCTATTTGGTGCATTTGCTGGCATTTATAAGATGAGAATCCGGATAGCTTGTGATGTAAAGCATTGAGATCTTAATCAcagcaaaacatataatgcactgcaacacaatgatgattgagagatgaataAATAATCCTACCTCATTAGTTTGATGTTAAAACTAACAAACATAATACATGATTTTTCTAAGAAATGATGCATGGTTAATCAAGTAAATCTTTTGCTTCAATCCAGTGAGTGTTTAtgacaaaataaaagttattcttacatttactttataaaaatccgTTATgtttcacagcaaaaagacacaGGAACAATGATCTGCAGGTGGTTTATCAGCAAAATTgtgatcatgttgataatttagaggcTTTAGACATTTGCATATTGAATATGATATAGCAGCCTTTATATGGTTACAGTGGTCGAATATtatgtgattattttttaaatcatttttgcagATTCCAGATGTATCTTGTACGCTGAAGAACATGCCGGATCCTGGTAGTACAAACTCACATAAGTATATTACATGAGATCTGAATGGTATATGTCTAGTATAATATATGTGAATCGACAGTGACTGCCAGAGAGAGCATCTGGCTGCCGTTCATGGAGAAGGAGCTGAAATGTGATGAAGAAACGGTCATCATCGGACACAGTTCAGGAGCCGCTGCAGCCATGAGGTACTCACTGATTCTGCCTGGCAGCACACGCACATTTGAGTAGGTTTGGATTTGTGCTTATATTACTTATTAATAAGGACTTACTTAatctatgtatttatatatgtacagtGCTTATTTGGTTTACTTCCCTTTCTGTTGATATGGACTGGATGCATTAAACTTGAATGATCAATCCCTGCCAGCAGTTTTTAAAAAGAAGTTTGAAAGCACCAAACAACGGTTTTCTAGTCTgactaaatgcatgttttttgtgACGATGATCATCTCTAAACTGTTTGTTTCAAACTGATTGCTTGCCCTCAGGTATGCAGAAACGCACCGAGTTTTCGCGGTTATTCTGGTAGGTGCGTACACATCAGACCTGGGAGATGAGAATGAACGTGAGAGCGGTGAGTTTGAGTAAAAATCACCCATAACATCAGTTATCATCAGTGTGACTGGGTGGTAATGTGCCTTCCATCATTACACTCAGGATATTTCAGCAGGCCATGGGAATGGGAAAAGATAAGAACAAACGTGCAGTACCTAATTCAGTTCGGATCTACAGATGACCCCTTCCTGCCCTGGGAAGAGCAACAGGAAGTGGCTGATGGACTAAAGACAGATCTACATAAATACTCAGACCGCGGACATTTCCAGAACACAGTCTTTCCAGAGCTCATCAATGTAATAAAAAACCTCAAAACCAGCAGCTAAAAACAAGAGCTCACCCTTCATgctgtgtgtttaaaaaaaaatatgtagggGCCaaatgaataatgtatcttttaagaAGTGATGGATTTtcctttattttcaataaaagtaTATCATGTAAATCTTCAAATACTCAAGTTTTCTTTACAGTAGTATTTAGAAatccacacagagagagacaaaacaaacctagaaattaatacaaaattaaagaTGTACAAGTAATGGCACTTACAGCAGTCAGCAAACACAAACAGCATCCAAAACACTGATCTCAGTTAAAGTTATTACAACTATAATAAAGCTAAAGGTTTCTTGCTCTTCTGTAAAGATAAAATCCTATATTTATACAGGGAAGGTTCAAATGCAAATCCTGGTAGTAATCGGATATAACATCAAATTAAGGGTTAACATGACCAATTCAGTCGATTGAAAATTACACATTCTATTGTATATTTGGCTGAGGATCTGTATATCTAACTCATTCAATTAATAACACTCATTAATgaaattcattcattcttttaatAGTGGACTGAAAATAAAGCTTAGATTTTTACTCAATCCAGTAACAGTGACTTCTTGTAAACTAATATAAAGTCTAACACAGTGAAAGCTATCCTTTACGCATCCACACATTACATCGTGTCTTATCTGAAACACAATCAAtgaagtttagcagaatgttcacgcTGTTCTTTACAGAAACAATTCCATTCTGTCAGATTTCGGAACAACATGAGAGAGTAAATGACCATTTTATATTTtaggtgaaaaaaaaactatcataaAACTGCTGGGATAAGATTCATATATTGCTTATTCTATAAAACTGAGATTGGAAGTACTGTATTTTCTGGAccataagtcacactttttttcatagtttggctggtcctgcgacttgtagtcaggtgcgacttatttatcaaaattaatttgaaatgaaccaagagaaaacattaccgtctccagccgcgagagggtgctctatgctgctagatagtgatgcgcgggtcgtctcataacccgcgggtcgggttggggcggggtaagaaattggcactttatttcggggcgggtcactaaaaacaatttttttttttacatccatttatgttgcatgaAATTTAGTGGTGAAAagtttgattctttcaagagattcgttgattttcagttcgttcaccaaaatgattcattcactgattcgtt
This region includes:
- the rbbp9 gene encoding serine hydrolase RBBP9, producing MPLKRAVIVPGNGAGNIEHCNWYGWAKQRINEIPDVSCTLKNMPDPVTARESIWLPFMEKELKCDEETVIIGHSSGAAAAMRYAETHRVFAVILVGAYTSDLGDENERESGYFSRPWEWEKIRTNVQYLIQFGSTDDPFLPWEEQQEVADGLKTDLHKYSDRGHFQNTVFPELINVIKNLKTSS